A part of Arthrobacter dokdonellae genomic DNA contains:
- the fbaA gene encoding class II fructose-bisphosphate aldolase — protein MPIATPEKYAEMIDRAKGGGFAYPAVNVTSSQTLNATLQGFADAGTDGIIQVSTGGAAYWSGAGVKDMVAGSLGFAAFAREVAKKYPVNVALHTDHCPQDKLDGFVLPLLAASEAEVKAGRDPIFNSHMWDGSAETLQENLRIGRELLARTSAAHIILEVEIGAVGGEEDGVENAINDKLYSTVADGLATVEALGSGEHGRYITALTFGNVHGVYKPGNVKLRPKILKEIQAAVGAKIGKENPFDLVFHGGSGSSAQEIADAVSYGVIKMNIDTDTQYAYTRPVAGHMFANYDGVLKVDGDVGNKKTYDPRVWGAAAEKGLAARVVEAAQQLGSAGKTIK, from the coding sequence ATGCCCATTGCAACGCCGGAGAAGTATGCCGAAATGATCGACCGCGCCAAGGGTGGCGGATTTGCCTACCCCGCGGTCAACGTGACGTCCTCGCAGACGCTCAACGCAACGCTCCAGGGCTTCGCCGATGCCGGCACCGACGGCATCATCCAGGTATCCACCGGCGGCGCGGCGTACTGGTCCGGCGCCGGCGTGAAGGACATGGTGGCCGGGTCCCTGGGCTTCGCCGCGTTCGCCCGGGAAGTGGCCAAGAAGTACCCCGTCAACGTGGCCCTGCACACCGACCACTGCCCCCAGGACAAGCTGGACGGCTTCGTGCTGCCGCTGCTGGCGGCTTCCGAGGCCGAGGTCAAGGCCGGCCGCGATCCGATCTTCAACTCCCACATGTGGGACGGCTCCGCCGAGACCCTTCAGGAGAACCTGCGGATCGGCCGCGAGCTGCTGGCCCGCACCTCCGCGGCCCACATCATCCTCGAAGTGGAGATCGGCGCCGTCGGCGGCGAGGAGGACGGTGTGGAGAACGCCATCAACGACAAGCTCTACTCCACGGTGGCGGATGGCTTGGCCACGGTCGAGGCGCTGGGCTCCGGCGAGCACGGCCGCTACATCACGGCCCTGACGTTCGGCAACGTGCACGGCGTGTACAAGCCCGGCAATGTCAAGCTGCGCCCGAAGATCCTCAAGGAGATCCAGGCCGCCGTCGGTGCCAAGATCGGCAAGGAAAACCCGTTCGACCTCGTGTTCCACGGCGGCTCGGGCTCCTCCGCGCAGGAAATCGCTGACGCCGTTTCCTACGGTGTCATCAAGATGAACATCGACACGGACACCCAGTACGCGTACACCCGCCCCGTGGCCGGGCACATGTTCGCCAACTACGACGGCGTCCTGAAGGTGGATGGCGACGTCGGCAACAAGAAGACCTACGATCCCCGCGTCTGGGGGGCCGCGGCCGAAAAGGGCCTGGCCGCCCGCGTGGTGGAAGCCGCGCAGCAGCTCGGCTCCGCCGGGAAGACCATCAAGTAA
- a CDS encoding 6-phosphofructokinase, translated as MKIGILTSGGDCPGLNAVIRGAVLKSSRVPGNECVGFKYGWRGLVNDDLMQLDRASVRGLSKQGGTILGSSRTNPFEGPGGGPENISRVIKEHRIDAILAVGGEGTLTAAGRLAEAGLPVVGVPKTIDNDLAATDYSFGFNTAVEIATEAVDRIRTTAESHQRCMVVEVMGRNAGWIALHSGMAAGAHAILIPEQSRSIAQICEWVNSVRHRGRAPVIVVAEGFVLEGMAEAHSHKGLDAFERPRLGGIADILAPMIEAHTGIESRATTLGFAQRGGVPSAYDRVLATRLGMAAVDLAMQERWGAMVALRGTDIISVSIKEATHRPKLVPSQRYDEAAFLFG; from the coding sequence ATGAAGATTGGAATTCTCACTTCTGGCGGCGATTGCCCGGGGCTCAACGCTGTTATCCGGGGTGCTGTACTCAAGAGCAGCCGCGTCCCAGGCAACGAGTGCGTGGGATTTAAGTACGGTTGGCGAGGACTCGTCAACGACGATCTCATGCAGCTTGACCGTGCAAGTGTTCGGGGCCTCTCCAAGCAGGGCGGCACCATCCTTGGTTCATCCCGAACCAACCCATTCGAGGGACCTGGCGGGGGCCCGGAGAATATCTCACGCGTGATCAAAGAGCACCGTATCGACGCGATCCTCGCCGTCGGGGGAGAGGGGACCCTCACGGCTGCCGGGAGACTCGCGGAGGCTGGATTGCCCGTGGTGGGTGTGCCCAAAACAATTGACAATGACCTCGCGGCGACTGACTATTCATTTGGTTTCAATACCGCCGTAGAAATCGCGACCGAAGCCGTGGACCGTATCCGCACAACCGCGGAATCCCACCAGCGCTGCATGGTCGTTGAAGTCATGGGCCGCAACGCAGGCTGGATCGCGCTTCATTCCGGCATGGCTGCCGGTGCGCACGCAATCCTGATTCCCGAGCAGTCGCGCTCTATCGCCCAGATATGCGAATGGGTCAATTCGGTCCGGCACCGGGGACGAGCTCCCGTCATTGTTGTCGCGGAAGGATTTGTGCTCGAAGGCATGGCCGAAGCCCACTCCCATAAAGGGCTCGACGCATTCGAGCGACCCCGACTTGGCGGAATAGCAGACATTCTCGCACCGATGATCGAGGCCCACACTGGCATTGAATCCCGCGCCACAACGCTTGGATTCGCACAGCGCGGAGGCGTTCCCAGCGCCTACGACCGCGTCTTGGCCACCCGCCTGGGCATGGCAGCGGTCGACCTGGCAATGCAAGAGCGCTGGGGTGCCATGGTCGCCCTGCGGGGGACAGACATCATCTCGGTGAGTATCAAGGAAGCCACCCACAGGCCAAAGCTGGTCCCCAGCCAACGCTACGACGAAGCAGCGTTCCTGTTCGGCTAA
- a CDS encoding ribose-5-phosphate isomerase translates to MRVHIATDHAGMELSSHLITALTAKGYEMVDYGPSAYDAEDDYPSFCINAALAVVADQAAGVDALGIVLGGSGNGEQISANKVKGARAALAWNLDTAKLAREHNDANLVAVGGRQHSVEEATALIEAFLAEPFSNAERHVRRIGKIAAYEATGKVAD, encoded by the coding sequence ATGCGCGTTCACATCGCAACCGACCACGCCGGCATGGAGCTCAGCTCCCACCTCATCACCGCACTGACCGCCAAGGGCTACGAGATGGTGGACTACGGACCCAGCGCCTACGACGCCGAGGACGACTACCCCTCCTTCTGCATCAACGCCGCCCTCGCGGTCGTGGCCGACCAGGCCGCCGGCGTGGACGCGCTGGGCATTGTGCTGGGCGGCTCGGGCAACGGCGAGCAGATCTCCGCGAACAAGGTCAAAGGCGCCCGGGCGGCACTCGCCTGGAACCTGGACACCGCCAAGCTGGCCCGCGAGCACAACGACGCCAACCTGGTGGCCGTAGGCGGGCGCCAGCACTCGGTCGAGGAGGCCACGGCGTTGATCGAGGCGTTCCTGGCCGAACCGTTCAGCAACGCCGAGCGCCACGTGCGCCGGATCGGCAAGATCGCCGCGTATGAGGCCACCGGCAAGGTAGCCGACTAG
- the rpe gene encoding ribulose-phosphate 3-epimerase has translation MPTSPLQCCINPSILSADFANLEVELARIANADAVHVDVMDNHFVPNLTIGLPVVERLQKVSPVPLDAHLMIADADRWAPLYADAGLASVTFHVEAANAPIKLARELRARGARAGMALRPATPVEPYLDMLTELDMLLIMTVEPGFGGQSFLDVTLPKIRRARAAVEGSGANVAIQVDGGITEETITRAAEAGANVFVAGSAVYGRPSPEAAIESLRAKGQLAFR, from the coding sequence ATGCCCACGTCACCCCTGCAGTGCTGCATCAATCCCAGCATCCTCTCGGCCGACTTCGCCAACCTTGAGGTGGAACTGGCCCGCATCGCCAACGCCGACGCCGTGCACGTGGACGTCATGGACAACCACTTCGTGCCCAACCTGACGATAGGCCTGCCCGTCGTCGAGCGGCTTCAAAAGGTCAGTCCCGTGCCGTTGGACGCGCACCTGATGATTGCCGACGCCGACCGCTGGGCGCCGTTGTACGCCGACGCCGGCCTGGCCTCCGTCACGTTCCACGTCGAGGCCGCCAATGCCCCCATCAAGCTGGCCAGGGAGCTGCGCGCCCGGGGTGCGAGGGCAGGCATGGCGCTTCGTCCCGCCACCCCCGTGGAGCCGTACCTGGACATGCTCACCGAGCTGGACATGCTGCTGATCATGACGGTGGAGCCGGGCTTCGGCGGCCAGTCCTTTCTGGATGTGACGCTGCCCAAGATCCGCCGGGCGCGCGCCGCCGTGGAGGGCTCCGGGGCGAACGTGGCCATCCAGGTCGACGGCGGCATCACGGAGGAAACCATCACCCGCGCCGCTGAGGCCGGCGCGAACGTCTTCGTTGCCGGCTCGGCCGTCTACGGCCGGCCCTCGCCCGAGGCCGCCATCGAGTCGCTGCGCGCCAAAGGCCAACTCGCCTTCCGCTGA
- the tal gene encoding transaldolase, with protein sequence MTNATPTADLSAAGVSIWLDDLSRERLSSGSLQRLIEEKNVVGVTTNPSIFQAAITSGTDYDGKIAELAAQGAGLDETIFQITTTDVADACDLFAPVAAATKGVDGRVSIEVDPRLAWDTDGTIAEAKQLYKAVNKDNVLIKIPATLEGLAAITATLAEGISVNVTLIFSLERYRAVINAFQAGMKIAKQNGHDLSKIHSVASFFVSRVDSEIDKRLDAIGTQEAKALKGKAGVANARLAYQVYEELFSTERWAVLKEAGALPQRPLWASTGVKDTAYPDTLYVTGLVAADVVNTMPEKTLDATFDHGVVIGDTITGTYDQSSTVLRALEGLGVSYNEVVALLESEGLEKFVASWKELLADVEAALHTVRKASLTH encoded by the coding sequence ATGACCAACGCAACTCCCACCGCAGACCTTTCGGCCGCCGGTGTGTCCATCTGGTTGGACGATCTTTCCCGCGAACGGCTCTCCAGCGGCAGCCTGCAGAGGCTCATCGAGGAAAAAAACGTCGTCGGCGTGACCACCAACCCGTCCATTTTCCAGGCCGCGATCACCTCCGGCACGGACTACGACGGAAAGATCGCTGAACTGGCCGCACAAGGCGCCGGCCTCGATGAGACGATCTTCCAGATCACCACCACCGACGTCGCCGACGCGTGTGACCTTTTCGCTCCCGTTGCCGCCGCCACCAAAGGCGTAGATGGCCGTGTCTCCATCGAGGTGGACCCCCGCCTTGCATGGGACACCGACGGCACGATCGCCGAAGCCAAGCAGCTCTATAAGGCGGTTAATAAGGACAACGTCCTTATTAAGATCCCCGCAACGCTTGAAGGGCTCGCGGCGATCACGGCAACCTTGGCTGAAGGCATCAGCGTCAACGTGACCTTGATCTTCTCCTTGGAACGCTACCGTGCGGTCATCAACGCCTTCCAAGCTGGTATGAAAATTGCCAAGCAAAACGGCCACGACCTCTCCAAGATCCACTCGGTGGCGTCATTCTTCGTCTCACGCGTTGACTCAGAGATCGACAAGCGCCTGGACGCCATCGGCACTCAGGAAGCCAAGGCGCTTAAAGGCAAGGCAGGCGTTGCCAATGCCCGGCTCGCTTACCAAGTCTATGAAGAGCTCTTCTCCACCGAACGCTGGGCAGTCCTGAAGGAGGCCGGCGCGCTCCCGCAGCGGCCCCTGTGGGCCTCCACGGGCGTCAAGGACACCGCCTATCCTGACACCCTTTACGTCACAGGGCTTGTCGCCGCCGACGTCGTCAACACGATGCCGGAGAAGACCCTGGACGCCACCTTTGACCACGGTGTCGTCATCGGTGACACCATCACCGGCACCTACGATCAGTCAAGTACAGTGCTCAGGGCCCTCGAAGGCCTCGGCGTCTCCTACAACGAGGTCGTTGCCCTTCTGGAATCCGAAGGCCTGGAGAAATTCGTCGCAAGCTGGAAGGAACTCCTGGCCGACGTCGAGGCCGCTCTCCACACCGTACGGAAGGCCAGCCTGACGCACTGA